A genomic segment from Polyangium mundeleinium encodes:
- a CDS encoding 2Fe-2S iron-sulfur cluster-binding protein has product MIRVEFLANELGPAAGVDAEPGDALVDVSDACRAPVSFSCRSASCGTCLVEVLEGAALLAPPKADESEVLDLFDAPPSQRLACAARLVAQGEGLVRLRWAGSDE; this is encoded by the coding sequence GTGATCCGGGTGGAGTTCCTGGCGAACGAGCTCGGCCCCGCCGCGGGTGTGGACGCCGAGCCGGGCGACGCGCTCGTCGACGTCAGCGACGCATGCCGCGCGCCCGTCTCGTTCTCGTGTCGCTCGGCGAGTTGCGGTACGTGCCTCGTCGAGGTCCTCGAAGGCGCCGCGCTCCTCGCACCCCCCAAGGCCGACGAATCGGAGGTGCTCGACCTCTTCGACGCGCCGCCTTCCCAGCGGCTCGCCTGCGCGGCGCGTCTCGTCGCGCAGGGGGAGGGGCTCGTACGGCTTCGGTGGGCGGGGAGTGACGAATGA
- a CDS encoding serine/threonine protein kinase, which translates to MAQPPPRPAASRPGGPAPANTRSAPASSSGPRPKEPEKQQPGTFFLGRYRVVDEIGVGGMASVHLARMDGPGGFQKWVAIKRIHPHLVEDDQFVDMFLDEARIAAGINHANVAQVFDLGKDDNTYWIAMEYLHGEPLREVMRRAEEKRMNISPELAARMCADAAEGLHAAHELRGKNGQLLGLVHRDVTPHNLFVTYDGYTKVVDFGIAKVADRLASTRAGTLKGKLAYMSPEQVRGADVDRTTDIFALGVVLWELTTNQRLFRMDTDLDTLEKVQACVVPLPSTIVRGYPQGLEAVVMKALAKNKKDRYQTAREFSRALQVYLNQSGAFVGPEEVAQFVRHVFTDRIAKREAHLAWAAEVTSTVNVDQLRAQGGLNDDSLLEDDDDDRRGRASGTAPSKSAAQPIANRAPAAMPPPEDRSSASQQMAATSLMDDDEDVPTTVATRDHLEKAAGGPLPSAGRPSTPQGQHRPQLTTPLPAAGMPGPGHNERTAALPSGGYPGDADDLNATIALPANAKMPDPGPPRQGFGAPQQPSFGGYPAPQQPSFNGGMAPQQPGFGFGQQPPQPQYGQQPGYQHPISNPNPQIPQQYGQRVAQSQIETAMSLPRPDPAALWMAQQEAARQQGGPKRNTGVFVLVVALVALSVIGIGVLVYFKLKQPQATTTQPAVTAVPEAPAVPSTVAVPAPAPAPAPAPAPTETAAAAPTETAAPTPAPGPGPGTAPATAKTAATAPTAAPTATASAAAASGEPGFLTIVCNPFCDDVLDNGRSLGPSPIVHLSVKPGSHRVTLKKGDMTKVISVIVVSGQVTAQRVSMK; encoded by the coding sequence ATGGCTCAACCTCCGCCTCGACCCGCTGCTTCGCGACCGGGCGGTCCGGCACCGGCAAACACCAGGAGCGCCCCCGCCTCCTCGTCCGGTCCCCGCCCGAAAGAACCCGAGAAGCAGCAGCCTGGGACTTTCTTCCTCGGACGATACCGCGTCGTCGACGAAATCGGCGTCGGAGGCATGGCGAGCGTGCATCTGGCGCGCATGGACGGCCCCGGTGGCTTCCAGAAGTGGGTCGCGATCAAGCGCATCCACCCGCACCTCGTCGAAGACGATCAGTTCGTCGACATGTTCCTCGACGAAGCCCGCATCGCGGCCGGGATCAACCACGCGAACGTCGCGCAGGTCTTCGATCTCGGCAAAGACGACAACACGTACTGGATCGCGATGGAGTACCTCCACGGCGAACCGCTGCGCGAGGTCATGCGGCGGGCCGAGGAGAAGCGGATGAACATCAGCCCCGAGCTCGCGGCGCGCATGTGCGCGGACGCGGCCGAGGGCCTCCACGCGGCGCACGAGCTGCGCGGCAAGAACGGACAGCTCCTCGGGCTCGTCCACCGCGACGTGACGCCGCACAACCTGTTCGTCACGTACGACGGCTACACGAAGGTCGTCGATTTCGGCATCGCGAAGGTCGCCGACCGGCTCGCGTCGACCCGCGCCGGCACGCTCAAGGGCAAACTCGCGTACATGTCGCCCGAGCAGGTGCGCGGCGCGGACGTCGATCGCACGACGGACATCTTCGCGCTCGGCGTCGTGCTCTGGGAGCTGACCACGAACCAGCGGCTCTTCCGCATGGACACCGATCTCGACACGCTCGAGAAGGTGCAGGCCTGCGTGGTGCCGTTGCCCTCGACGATCGTGCGCGGCTATCCGCAAGGCCTCGAAGCGGTCGTCATGAAGGCGCTCGCGAAGAACAAGAAGGACCGCTACCAGACGGCCCGCGAGTTCTCCCGCGCCCTGCAGGTCTACCTCAACCAGAGCGGAGCGTTCGTCGGACCCGAAGAGGTCGCGCAGTTCGTCCGGCACGTGTTCACCGATCGCATCGCCAAGCGCGAGGCACACCTCGCGTGGGCTGCCGAGGTGACGTCGACGGTGAACGTCGATCAGCTCCGCGCGCAGGGCGGCCTGAACGACGATTCGCTGCTCGAAGACGATGACGACGATCGCCGCGGCCGCGCGAGCGGAACGGCGCCGTCGAAGTCGGCAGCGCAGCCGATCGCGAACCGCGCGCCCGCGGCGATGCCCCCGCCCGAGGATCGATCGTCCGCGTCGCAGCAGATGGCCGCCACGTCGCTCATGGACGACGACGAGGACGTGCCGACCACGGTCGCGACGCGTGATCACCTGGAGAAGGCCGCGGGAGGGCCGCTGCCGAGCGCAGGTCGTCCCTCGACGCCGCAGGGTCAGCACCGGCCTCAGCTCACGACGCCGCTCCCCGCCGCGGGCATGCCCGGGCCGGGGCACAACGAGCGCACCGCGGCGCTGCCGAGCGGTGGGTATCCCGGCGACGCCGACGATCTCAACGCGACGATCGCGCTGCCGGCGAACGCGAAGATGCCGGATCCCGGGCCGCCGCGGCAGGGGTTTGGCGCGCCGCAACAGCCGAGCTTCGGCGGATATCCCGCGCCGCAGCAGCCGAGCTTCAACGGCGGCATGGCGCCGCAGCAGCCGGGCTTTGGCTTCGGCCAGCAGCCGCCGCAGCCGCAGTACGGGCAGCAGCCCGGCTACCAGCACCCGATCAGCAACCCGAACCCGCAGATCCCACAGCAGTACGGCCAGCGCGTGGCGCAGTCGCAGATCGAGACCGCGATGTCGTTGCCGCGCCCCGATCCCGCCGCGCTCTGGATGGCGCAGCAGGAAGCGGCTCGTCAGCAAGGCGGGCCGAAGCGCAACACGGGCGTGTTCGTGCTGGTCGTCGCGCTCGTCGCGCTCAGCGTGATCGGCATCGGCGTGCTCGTGTATTTCAAGCTGAAGCAGCCGCAGGCAACGACGACGCAGCCGGCGGTCACGGCCGTGCCCGAGGCGCCGGCAGTCCCGAGCACCGTCGCCGTGCCCGCGCCTGCGCCCGCACCGGCGCCCGCGCCCGCGCCGACCGAAACGGCTGCGGCTGCGCCGACGGAGACGGCCGCGCCCACGCCTGCGCCGGGCCCCGGGCCCGGGACCGCGCCCGCCACGGCGAAGACGGCGGCCACCGCGCCCACGGCCGCGCCCACGGCGACGGCGAGCGCAGCGGCCGCGTCGGGCGAGCCGGGCTTCCTGACGATCGTGTGCAACCCGTTCTGCGACGACGTGCTCGACAACGGTCGCTCGCTTGGCCCCTCGCCGATCGTGCACCTCTCGGTCAAGCCGGGATCGCACCGGGTCACGCTCAAGAAGGGCGACATGACGAAGGTCATCTCGGTCATCGTCGTGTCCGGCCAGGTGACGGCGCAACGCGTGTCGATGAAGTGA
- the mnmA gene encoding tRNA 2-thiouridine(34) synthase MnmA: MTKGTRIVVAMSGGVDSSVAAARLCDAGYDVIGVTLHLWDYPDDRSERGRCCAPEDQHDARRAADHLGIPHYTFDRRELFRAHVVDPFVDAYLDGETPSPCVACNRSVKMRELFPLAERLGASFIATGHYARTEVGEDGRARLYRGKDRVKDQSYFLHMLREDELRRLVLPLGDATKEEVRAEAHARRIPRADKGESQELCFVPAGGYGAFVENRAGRERVRPGPIVDDRGRTVGHHEGVHRFTIGQRKGIGVALGRPAFVVGIDAESGAVRLGGEDALLATGALLEAGAWSDDVSFPFEADVRVRARHEGERATIERVQDPERGEVLVARFRTPVKAVSPGQVAVAYDGDRVCGGATIKAAIHAGAGGAA, translated from the coding sequence GTGACGAAAGGAACGCGGATCGTGGTCGCCATGAGCGGCGGAGTCGACTCCTCCGTGGCGGCCGCGCGCCTCTGTGACGCCGGCTATGACGTCATCGGGGTGACACTGCACCTCTGGGACTACCCCGACGACCGGAGCGAGCGGGGTCGTTGCTGCGCGCCCGAGGACCAACACGACGCGCGGCGCGCGGCGGATCACCTGGGCATCCCGCACTACACGTTCGACCGCCGGGAGCTCTTCCGCGCGCACGTGGTCGATCCGTTCGTCGACGCGTACCTCGACGGCGAGACGCCGAGCCCCTGCGTCGCCTGCAACCGCTCGGTGAAGATGCGCGAGCTCTTCCCGCTGGCGGAGCGGCTCGGCGCGTCGTTCATCGCGACCGGCCACTACGCGCGCACGGAGGTCGGCGAGGACGGGCGCGCGCGCCTGTATCGAGGCAAGGATCGCGTCAAGGATCAGAGCTACTTCCTGCACATGCTGCGCGAGGACGAGCTGCGGAGGCTCGTCCTGCCGCTCGGAGACGCGACGAAGGAAGAGGTGCGCGCCGAGGCACACGCGCGTCGGATCCCGCGCGCGGACAAGGGCGAGAGCCAGGAGCTTTGTTTCGTCCCCGCCGGCGGCTACGGCGCGTTCGTCGAGAACCGCGCGGGGCGCGAGCGGGTTCGTCCCGGCCCGATCGTCGACGATCGAGGGCGCACGGTGGGGCACCACGAGGGCGTGCATCGGTTCACGATCGGCCAGCGCAAGGGCATCGGCGTGGCGCTCGGTCGGCCCGCGTTCGTCGTGGGGATCGACGCGGAGTCGGGCGCGGTGCGTCTCGGCGGCGAGGACGCGCTGCTCGCGACGGGCGCGCTGCTCGAAGCGGGCGCGTGGAGCGACGACGTGTCGTTCCCGTTCGAAGCCGACGTGCGGGTGCGCGCGCGTCACGAAGGAGAACGCGCGACGATCGAGCGCGTGCAGGATCCGGAGCGAGGCGAGGTGCTCGTCGCGCGCTTCCGCACGCCGGTGAAGGCGGTCTCGCCCGGGCAGGTCGCGGTGGCGTACGACGGCGATCGGGTCTGCGGCGGGGCCACGATCAAGGCCGCGATCCACGCTGGCGCGGGAGGCGCTGCGTGA
- a CDS encoding NAD(P)/FAD-dependent oxidoreductase has protein sequence MADHGWDALILGGGPGGSTLAASLARRGRRALVLEREKFPRFHIGESLLPRSREIFVELGVDEELDRRFLRKYGARFLCCATGRESTYRFEESFDPKFTYAYQVPRAEFDHVLLEHARKLGAEVREQWEATDVLFEGSRAVGVRAKNLLNPSEVVELFAPIVVDATGRDTLLASRTRRKANIARLDKTALFSHYRGTFRPSGQDEGNIQLVIFEHGWFWFIPFRGDVTSVGVVVSSEWIRQKQKGESLDSFYDRTFAQSAMAREILGGATRLRPVGALADFSYRIDQLAGDGWLFVGDAGGFLDPLFSTGAHLAIKGAALAAEAIDHALTTGDVSRAAFATYEANVRYAVDLFLGVVQSFYAGRFRETLFEPNQRPTIRKLITSILAGDVFHVERRPPWASFLREHYPAEVPTFV, from the coding sequence ATGGCGGATCATGGGTGGGATGCATTGATCCTGGGGGGCGGGCCCGGTGGCTCCACGCTCGCCGCGAGCCTCGCGCGGAGAGGCCGGCGGGCGCTCGTGCTGGAGCGGGAGAAGTTCCCGCGGTTCCACATCGGCGAGTCGCTCCTGCCTCGATCCCGCGAGATCTTCGTCGAGCTCGGCGTGGACGAGGAGCTCGATCGCAGGTTCTTGCGCAAGTACGGCGCGCGGTTCCTCTGCTGCGCGACCGGGCGCGAGAGCACGTATCGCTTCGAGGAGAGCTTCGACCCGAAGTTCACGTACGCCTATCAAGTCCCGCGGGCCGAGTTCGATCACGTGCTGCTCGAACACGCGCGCAAGCTCGGCGCCGAGGTGCGCGAGCAGTGGGAAGCGACGGACGTGCTCTTCGAAGGCAGCCGCGCCGTCGGCGTGCGCGCGAAAAACCTCCTGAACCCCTCCGAGGTGGTGGAGCTCTTCGCGCCGATCGTCGTCGACGCGACGGGGCGCGACACGCTCCTGGCCTCACGCACGCGGCGCAAAGCGAACATCGCGCGGCTCGACAAGACCGCGCTGTTCTCGCACTACCGCGGCACGTTCCGGCCGAGCGGGCAGGACGAAGGGAACATCCAGCTCGTCATCTTCGAACACGGCTGGTTCTGGTTCATCCCGTTCCGCGGCGACGTGACGAGCGTGGGCGTGGTCGTATCGTCGGAGTGGATCCGGCAGAAGCAAAAAGGCGAATCACTCGATTCTTTTTACGATCGTACGTTCGCGCAATCGGCGATGGCGCGCGAGATCCTCGGAGGCGCGACGCGGCTGCGGCCCGTGGGCGCGCTGGCGGACTTTTCGTATCGGATCGATCAGCTCGCGGGTGACGGGTGGCTCTTCGTCGGCGACGCCGGCGGCTTCCTCGATCCGCTGTTCTCGACGGGCGCGCACCTCGCCATCAAGGGCGCCGCGCTCGCGGCCGAGGCGATCGATCACGCGCTCACGACGGGCGACGTGTCGCGCGCGGCGTTCGCCACGTACGAGGCGAACGTGCGCTACGCGGTCGATCTGTTCCTGGGCGTCGTGCAGAGCTTCTACGCGGGGCGGTTCCGCGAGACGTTGTTCGAGCCGAACCAGCGACCGACGATCCGCAAGCTCATCACGTCGATCCTCGCGGGCGACGTGTTCCACGTGGAGCGCCGTCCTCCGTGGGCCTCGTTCCTCCGCGAGCACTACCCGGCCGAAGTGCCCACGTTCGTCTGA
- a CDS encoding CPBP family intramembrane glutamic endopeptidase: MRGRWTRTGRNAAAWSVAAGYALLACLATALALALRDGAPWMYPNPWLGLTPLVGTLASALSGIILATILVLTTRFAVGRFTWARRLHGELRPVAKDLSVGQILILAGLSSLGEEILFRGLLTPVIGVLGSGVLFGLLHQMRGPSRWVWTTWATAVGLILGAIFAATGSLLGPLLAHAIVNAVNLGYLRDHDPGDDPEQNLA, encoded by the coding sequence ATGCGGGGACGGTGGACCCGGACGGGCCGGAACGCTGCAGCGTGGAGCGTGGCCGCCGGTTATGCGCTCCTTGCGTGCCTCGCGACCGCCCTCGCCCTGGCGCTCCGGGACGGCGCGCCCTGGATGTACCCGAACCCGTGGCTCGGCCTGACGCCGCTCGTCGGGACGCTCGCGAGCGCGCTCTCCGGCATCATCCTCGCCACGATCCTCGTGCTCACGACGCGCTTCGCGGTCGGTCGGTTCACCTGGGCCAGGCGCCTGCACGGCGAGCTTCGTCCGGTCGCGAAGGATCTTTCCGTCGGACAGATCCTCATCCTCGCGGGCCTGTCGAGCCTCGGCGAGGAGATCCTGTTTCGCGGGCTGCTCACGCCGGTGATCGGCGTGCTCGGCTCGGGCGTGCTCTTCGGCCTCTTGCATCAGATGCGCGGGCCGAGCCGCTGGGTCTGGACGACGTGGGCGACGGCCGTGGGCCTCATCCTCGGGGCGATCTTCGCGGCCACGGGCTCGCTCCTCGGGCCGCTGCTCGCGCACGCGATCGTGAACGCGGTGAACCTCGGTTACCTGCGTGATCACGATCCGGGAGACGATCCCGAGCAGAACCTCGCCTGA
- a CDS encoding phosphatase PAP2 family protein, with protein MRASEEHVEGAPSQITAMQGGWIKFLLGSFTVQDLILLVYLTVVRLLLTQRQATADQVSCARTTELCIGVILGAVLIGRVIPGIPPIVRKIVYRVSIVGVLVQNYLVLRWLLPVVRPDSVDATLLRIDEAIFGREPALVLEALNVRPVVEWFSFFYFSYFFIGATYMVVGLWLTKPSRRTTAFAIGTLLVFSIGQLGYMAVPGFGPHQYLADQFKGPINGGFFWGCVWDTVQAGSAMKDIFPSLHTAAPTWFTLHALQNAKTDRRWFWPAIVTGFFAANIIFSTVFLRWHYAIDVLAGLTLAFTVGALAPWIAKREEAWRLARGFRGAWVFD; from the coding sequence ATGCGTGCCTCCGAAGAGCACGTCGAGGGAGCCCCCTCGCAGATCACCGCCATGCAAGGCGGGTGGATCAAGTTCTTGCTCGGTAGCTTCACCGTGCAGGACCTCATCCTGCTCGTCTACCTCACGGTCGTGCGGCTGCTCTTGACGCAGCGGCAAGCGACGGCCGATCAGGTGTCGTGCGCCCGGACGACGGAGCTCTGCATCGGGGTGATCCTCGGCGCCGTGCTGATCGGCCGCGTGATCCCCGGCATCCCGCCGATCGTCCGGAAGATCGTCTACCGCGTGAGCATCGTCGGCGTGCTCGTGCAGAACTACCTCGTGCTGCGCTGGCTCTTGCCCGTGGTGCGGCCGGACTCGGTGGATGCGACGCTCCTCCGGATCGACGAGGCGATCTTCGGACGCGAGCCCGCGCTCGTGCTCGAGGCGCTCAACGTGCGACCCGTGGTCGAGTGGTTCTCGTTCTTCTACTTCAGCTACTTCTTCATCGGCGCGACCTACATGGTCGTGGGCCTGTGGCTGACGAAGCCGAGCCGCCGGACGACCGCGTTCGCGATCGGAACATTGCTCGTCTTCAGCATCGGCCAGCTCGGGTACATGGCGGTGCCCGGCTTCGGCCCGCACCAGTACCTGGCCGATCAGTTCAAGGGGCCGATCAACGGCGGTTTTTTCTGGGGCTGCGTCTGGGACACGGTGCAGGCCGGCAGCGCGATGAAGGACATCTTCCCCTCGCTGCACACGGCCGCGCCGACGTGGTTCACGCTGCACGCGCTCCAGAACGCGAAGACGGATCGACGCTGGTTCTGGCCCGCGATCGTGACGGGCTTCTTCGCGGCGAACATCATCTTCTCGACGGTGTTCCTGCGCTGGCACTACGCGATCGACGTCCTCGCAGGCCTGACGCTCGCCTTCACCGTCGGCGCACTCGCGCCCTGGATCGCGAAGCGTGAAGAGGCGTGGCGCCTCGCGCGAGGTTTCCGCGGCGCCTGGGTCTTCGACTGA
- a CDS encoding zinc ribbon domain-containing protein, with protein sequence MTAGSAEGRCVACGTGVPAGAAVCSRCGTSQRMEVCPHCGATAGATRDAELRFRCDVCGGPRVPLDTRKMRRSGKEITALQRAELARKGRAKNRAAAVFTGVALVGTIGLLAIYACSASSAW encoded by the coding sequence ATGACGGCCGGATCGGCCGAAGGTCGCTGCGTCGCCTGCGGCACGGGCGTCCCTGCGGGGGCCGCCGTTTGTTCGCGCTGCGGGACCTCGCAACGCATGGAGGTTTGTCCGCACTGCGGGGCTACGGCGGGAGCGACGCGTGATGCCGAACTCCGGTTCCGTTGCGACGTCTGCGGCGGGCCGCGCGTGCCGCTCGACACGAGAAAGATGCGGCGGAGCGGCAAGGAGATCACGGCGTTGCAGCGCGCCGAGCTCGCGCGGAAGGGGCGCGCGAAGAACCGCGCGGCCGCGGTGTTCACGGGCGTCGCGCTCGTGGGGACGATCGGCCTGCTCGCGATCTACGCCTGCTCGGCGTCGTCGGCGTGGTGA
- a CDS encoding response regulator, which produces MPRGLVLVIEDDEWVSSLLSGAIRDAGYDVIVCNTAQAGLDTACDREPDCIICDIDLPDNDGYWVARNVRTQPSRVSVTPFLFLSALDDQEARLEGFHVGADAYMTKPFRVDEVVAQVGALVQMAWRLRKRRDSLVSVPPSSVTETTAIQGDLSQMSIATVLTVLELERRTGVVEVISKKRKVQLEVATGFVVTGTIGGTTTDAITILRNILGWKVGRFSFVPQPDRPPTGNAQPIGHLLLEAVRLEDESVHNGEQPRSSKAAPSTRLAAPSMGGPPSRRTDLGPPSSKALAEPAKPIQAARAPAAAAPAQDDETDRKAYYDWADFGMDEPVAPPQSANRAEAAPGSQELVPESAYGDEAQLVEEPEQLTELSAEALDEVDESPASEYQLEEEDLEGAPAYRPNWGNAPRQAGVRPAPANAGPMRPAGTYGAGGPVRPGAMAPRSPGAPPPRHTPAARPAVSAGLPGPPPRQPVPTRTAGGLPGPPPRAPGGANRLPGPPPRQPLAPSRTSGEYTRPSFPGPAPAARPPAPGTHSHSKSTPPPLPNPGAGPVPRSPTPPPRQAVQTRPDLTESGVRPAPPPPPPLPPRQPHTGPVNDKKR; this is translated from the coding sequence ATGCCCCGAGGGCTCGTGCTCGTGATCGAAGACGACGAGTGGGTCAGCAGCCTGCTCTCGGGCGCGATCCGTGACGCCGGCTACGACGTCATCGTCTGCAACACCGCGCAAGCTGGGCTCGATACGGCCTGCGATCGCGAGCCGGACTGCATCATCTGCGACATCGATCTGCCGGACAACGACGGCTACTGGGTCGCGCGGAACGTTCGCACACAGCCCTCGCGCGTGTCGGTGACGCCGTTCCTCTTCCTCTCTGCCCTCGACGATCAAGAGGCGCGACTCGAAGGATTTCACGTCGGCGCCGATGCGTACATGACGAAGCCCTTTCGCGTCGACGAGGTCGTCGCGCAGGTCGGCGCGCTCGTGCAGATGGCGTGGCGGCTGCGCAAGCGGCGCGACTCGCTCGTCTCCGTGCCGCCCTCGTCCGTGACCGAAACGACGGCGATCCAAGGCGATCTCAGTCAGATGTCGATCGCCACCGTGCTCACGGTGCTCGAGCTCGAGCGGCGCACGGGCGTCGTCGAGGTCATCAGCAAGAAACGCAAGGTGCAGCTCGAGGTCGCCACCGGCTTCGTCGTGACCGGGACCATCGGCGGCACGACGACCGACGCGATCACGATCCTGCGCAACATCCTCGGCTGGAAGGTCGGTCGGTTCTCGTTCGTCCCGCAGCCCGATCGCCCGCCAACCGGCAACGCGCAGCCGATCGGGCACCTCTTGCTCGAAGCCGTGCGCCTCGAAGACGAGAGCGTCCACAACGGCGAGCAACCTCGATCGAGCAAGGCCGCGCCCTCCACGCGCCTCGCCGCACCCTCGATGGGCGGGCCTCCGTCGCGGCGCACCGACCTCGGGCCTCCGTCGTCGAAGGCGCTCGCCGAGCCCGCGAAGCCGATCCAAGCAGCGCGCGCGCCCGCTGCTGCCGCGCCCGCACAAGACGACGAGACCGATCGGAAGGCCTACTACGACTGGGCCGACTTCGGCATGGACGAGCCGGTGGCGCCGCCGCAGAGCGCGAACCGCGCGGAGGCCGCGCCGGGCTCGCAGGAGCTCGTCCCCGAGTCTGCGTACGGCGACGAAGCGCAGCTCGTCGAGGAGCCGGAGCAGCTCACCGAGCTCTCCGCGGAAGCGCTCGACGAGGTCGACGAGTCGCCCGCGTCCGAGTACCAGCTCGAAGAGGAAGACCTCGAAGGCGCGCCGGCCTATCGACCGAACTGGGGTAACGCGCCGAGGCAAGCCGGCGTGCGCCCCGCGCCCGCGAACGCAGGGCCGATGCGGCCTGCCGGAACGTACGGAGCGGGAGGCCCGGTTCGTCCGGGCGCCATGGCGCCGCGCTCGCCGGGCGCGCCTCCGCCGCGCCACACACCGGCCGCTCGACCTGCGGTGTCTGCGGGGTTGCCCGGTCCGCCGCCGCGTCAGCCTGTGCCCACGCGGACTGCGGGGGGTTTGCCCGGACCACCGCCCCGCGCGCCAGGCGGGGCCAATCGGCTTCCGGGACCGCCGCCGCGACAACCTCTCGCGCCTTCTCGCACGAGCGGCGAGTACACGCGCCCGTCGTTCCCCGGCCCCGCGCCCGCGGCGCGCCCGCCGGCGCCGGGCACGCACTCGCATTCGAAGAGCACGCCGCCGCCGCTGCCGAACCCGGGCGCCGGCCCCGTGCCGCGTTCGCCCACGCCGCCGCCGCGTCAAGCCGTACAGACGCGTCCCGATCTCACCGAAAGCGGCGTGCGTCCGGCGCCTCCGCCGCCTCCGCCGCTCCCGCCGCGTCAGCCGCATACGGGCCCGGTCAACGACAAGAAGCGCTGA
- a CDS encoding DNA methyltransferase translates to MRERTKTKPGERTKTKPGERTNLGERTRPREQTKPDERTKPREQTTPREPTKPNVRRALSHVGGETHVEGNPTRGTALVRALDVPPSEVAEEAARAHVHGFHSYPARMHPVTAQRLVESFSRPGGAVLDPFCGSGTVLVEARLVGRKAIGVDANPLAVRLAALKLRDTTEADRAAFVEAARAVALFADERRKAKSGPTRRYGPEDLALFDRHVLLELDGVRAGIDRIEEPAVRGELELVLSSMLTKLSRRTSDTSERELERRIASGYAARLFVRKAEELVARRAEASARLAAAPPARVLEGDARRLDGIDDRSVDLVVTSPPYPGVYDYLAHHEARLRWLRLRPERFERAEIGARRRLDPMGPDEGVARWEREIGDTLAALARVMRPDASAILLLADSVVAGRPVYSVDVIRRVAPRARLRVDTVASQPRPHFHAPTRRAFESRPRQEHAILLVRA, encoded by the coding sequence ATGCGCGAGCGAACGAAGACGAAGCCCGGCGAGCGAACGAAGACGAAGCCCGGCGAGCGAACGAACCTTGGCGAACGAACAAGGCCCCGAGAGCAAACGAAGCCCGACGAGCGAACGAAGCCCCGAGAGCAGACGACGCCCCGCGAGCCGACGAAGCCCAACGTGCGGCGCGCGCTCTCCCACGTCGGCGGAGAGACCCACGTCGAGGGAAATCCCACGCGTGGCACGGCGCTCGTCAGAGCCCTCGACGTGCCCCCGTCCGAGGTCGCCGAGGAGGCCGCGCGCGCACACGTGCACGGCTTCCACAGCTACCCGGCGCGCATGCACCCGGTCACGGCGCAGCGGCTCGTCGAGTCCTTCTCGCGCCCCGGAGGCGCCGTGCTCGATCCGTTCTGCGGCAGCGGCACGGTGCTCGTCGAGGCGCGGCTCGTCGGTCGAAAGGCGATCGGCGTCGACGCGAACCCGCTCGCCGTGCGCCTCGCCGCGCTCAAGCTGCGCGATACGACGGAAGCCGATCGTGCCGCGTTCGTCGAAGCGGCGCGCGCAGTCGCGCTCTTCGCGGACGAACGCCGCAAGGCGAAGAGCGGACCCACGCGGCGGTACGGCCCCGAGGATCTCGCCCTCTTCGATCGACACGTGCTCCTCGAACTCGACGGCGTGCGGGCCGGGATCGATCGCATCGAAGAGCCCGCTGTGCGCGGCGAGCTCGAGCTCGTGCTCTCGTCGATGCTCACGAAGCTCAGCCGCCGCACCTCCGACACCTCCGAGCGCGAGCTCGAACGACGCATCGCCTCCGGCTACGCCGCGCGCCTCTTCGTGCGCAAGGCCGAGGAGCTCGTCGCGCGCCGCGCCGAGGCCTCCGCGCGCCTCGCCGCCGCGCCGCCCGCGCGTGTCCTCGAAGGCGACGCGCGCCGCCTCGACGGCATCGACGATCGCTCCGTGGATCTCGTCGTCACGTCGCCGCCGTACCCGGGCGTCTACGACTACCTCGCGCATCACGAGGCGCGCCTTCGTTGGTTGCGCCTTCGCCCCGAGCGCTTCGAGCGTGCCGAGATCGGCGCGCGTCGCCGCCTCGATCCCATGGGCCCCGACGAAGGCGTGGCCCGCTGGGAGCGCGAGATCGGCGACACCCTCGCCGCGCTCGCCCGCGTCATGCGCCCCGACGCGTCTGCGATCCTCCTCCTCGCTGACAGCGTCGTCGCGGGCCGCCCCGTCTACTCCGTCGACGTGATCCGCCGCGTCGCGCCGCGCGCGCGCCTTCGCGTGGACACCGTCGCCTCGCAGCCGCGCCCGCACTTCCATGCGCCCACGCGTCGCGCGTTCGAATCACGTCCGCGTCAAGAACACGCGATCCTGCTCGTCCGCGCCTAG
- a CDS encoding PDZ domain-containing protein, which yields MRVARAPLLASLLFVGLACAAEKKGSIGAVLSRDNDTGALYVRDLSPGLAAERAGLLPGDELVMIEGRYVRDLDAKEIRVLLRGDVGSSVRLTVVRGEEVRRVRVERRALLDAKKEERPRTETITE from the coding sequence ATGCGCGTCGCCCGAGCGCCGCTCCTCGCGTCGTTGCTGTTCGTAGGGCTCGCCTGCGCGGCGGAGAAGAAGGGCTCCATCGGCGCCGTGCTCTCGCGCGACAACGACACGGGCGCGCTCTACGTGCGCGACCTGTCGCCAGGCCTCGCCGCCGAGCGCGCGGGGCTCTTGCCGGGCGACGAGCTCGTCATGATCGAAGGCCGCTACGTGCGTGACCTCGACGCCAAGGAGATCCGCGTGCTCCTGCGCGGCGACGTCGGTTCGTCCGTGCGCCTCACCGTCGTGCGTGGCGAAGAAGTACGCCGCGTGCGTGTCGAGCGTCGCGCGCTGCTCGACGCGAAGAAGGAAGAGCGTCCACGCACCGAGACGATCACCGAGTGA